TATGCTCAAAGTAGTCGGATGCCAGGCGAATGAGAGTGTTGGGCCTGGCATGGCGGAGAACCTTCTCCACACATTCTCGGCTTGGGTGAAGAACCTGTGCCAAAAGCAACTGGCGGGCGTCCTCATGGTCATTGTTAGAATAAAACTCAATTTGTTCTCCATCAACTTCCTGATGGGTAGTGGAATCATGAATCTTGGACCATATCTCGTTGTAGGAACTAGATTGAACTGCGAGGGTGTATTCGCCAGTGAGGTTAACAGTAGGAGATTGCGAAGTACTCGATAATGGAGTCCCATCCGTCGAGGTTCCATCTGGTGCCAAGCAACATATACCCATTTCATACAGGCATTTAAACAAACACATTACAGGAACAACAAAAATCGGTGCCACTTAATTTTGCTAACGAAACTATCCCCCAAAATTAACCTAGAGAAGGAGGGCCATTATGGTGGTGGATGGTAGTTGTGGGTGAATTTTGATGCGAAGTTGAAGTTGCCGACGGTGACTTGAGACAGAGGCACTGCAGCATTTGAACTGCCCATAAGACCAAGTTTCCCCTCGCCCATGCACGAACACAAGGAGAGCGGTGGCGGAGAGAGGTAGATGGTTAGGTCTCGATTCAAGAATCATATATAGCAGTCAGCATATACTGAATTTTTCCAAAGAAAAGCGAAGGGATGTCATTATCTAGTTCTCCGCTTGTAGATTTCTCCACGCAAGGGAAAGGGAGTGAGTTGACTCTGTTCTTCTTTCTCGCCGACACCAttgttcttttatttatttgttcttTTTACACGTCTCAAATCATTCGCGTTTACCCGTATTTGAGTCCATAATGTTTGGGTTTTGAGTATGACCAGGGGTAATTTATTTTAtgcaattaattattttatctttattttaaaattattccattaaaatgtttttatattttataaaatttaatttttaaatttttttttattaaaaaacggTTATCTGTcttgaaatatttatattttttaatttttataattttaattatatatatattttttaaactagATTATTTAAAAATTGCAAATAGGTAGGATTTGAACTAGATTTCATTATATATGAATTCATTCTCTAGAAGTAACATATTCTACAAGGATATTGACTCTTTCTAGAATACTTAGAGAgagacttttctttttttcttttcttttcttttcttttctatctAGCTTGGTGAGTAAGTTTTTCTTCCAACCTTTGGATGATATTTTggatttttattgattttattttttctttaattttttagttttcttaGTAAATCTAAGGAAAAAGAAGTGAAATATTTTAACCGTGTTGCATGCAAATTGGTGGTTTCTAAAATCTGCTCTTCATCTTGTCTTTTTAAAGACAGCAAAAAATAATATGGTCTATagtcttttttttctttatatgaaaatttggAAATTCAACTTGAGAACTCTCAGATACACTTATTACGAGACTAAATCTGTAGTGCAGTGATACAGCTTATGGTCTCTTTTGTTTACGACTTAGGAAATAAATCAGAAAACCAAtttataagaaaagaaaattttcaatatCACACAAATCTCAactttttaatttcatattaaCAACAAATAATAGTTTACAACAAGATTTCACATACATTTATGACAcagcaaaaaaataaatgaaaaaataatacaGCTGTTCTTTTTATACACTTAACAAACAGCTGAATTTCTTCTCTAatatttcagaaaaaaaaaacagatgatgaaaaatatatgtataacaAATCTCACACTCAATAAAATATGTTGGGAGGCAAACcaatttgttttattttgatgcTCTAAATAGTTGGCTTCCAAGAGTTACTGTTGGGGTTCCTTCCCCCATGACTGTTGTTAAGCTCATCTCTTTCTCAAGTATCCTATCGAGTTCCATCACCACGTAACTCATCGCAGGTCGCCTTTCGCTCGAAGGTTCAATGCAGCGGACTATCAGTTGTATGAACTCCTCCATACCTTCTGCTGTAAAGCTAGTTCCCAGTCTTTGATCAATAATGCTAGAAAATACACTGTAGTCCTGAGTACTTTGAACCTTCATTAGAAAAGATAAGATCTTGTTTGGTTAGGCTAACTTAACTAAGAAATTTCAAGCTCTAGGAAGTCAAAGATTTTCCTTAACTTCCCATTTCCcagaaaataacatatttagaCCAAACAAGGCCTAAGAAGCTCTGCAATATGCAGATGTGCAACTTCTACAAAGTGCTATAACATGCATTGGGTAAGAACAGACATTGCCTTGCAAACCAGTAGTGAGTAAATTTTGAGATGATGCAATATAAATTGGAAAAAACTCTATTCCCATGCATCCATGAACATATGTGTTTTTGCCCATTCGAGAATTAATGCTACACAAGCAAGCATGTTACTTGAACGGAAAATAGTtcatcatcaaacataaagaGCATTGCACTTGGTTACACATACCCATTCAACCAGGTTTTGGCTGGAATCCAGAGATGGTGATTCTGTTGCTTCCCGTCCCCTTAGTAACTCCAGAAGGAATACACCAAAACTGAATATATCACTTTTGTCAGAAAATCGTCTGAACTCTTTCACCCTGCATGCATCAATAGTATGCGGTAAAGTGATAAATTACATTACCTTAATAGCTATACAAAACATGGAAAATTAGGATTTATACTCTGGGGCGAGAAATATCTCGTCTGCTGTCACTTGTGAAGATGGACCTGCAACATCCCCTCTTCCCAGGAAATTACGAAGTCCTGCATCCGCAACCTTAGCAATAAAATTTTCATCTACAAGAACATTGGCCGTTTTGAAATCCTTGTGTAACAAACGAGGGCTCTGAGAGTGAAGATGAGCCAAACCTGGATGAAATTAGATAATTCAAAGGTATGCTCGCTTCAAAACCTTCCACATATGATGGAAATGGCTTCGATCAAGTTTGAAGTCTTACTGAACTTGAAATATTTTGCATATTCAATATTGATATTCAgttttagtttttctttttcctttttcacagCTAGTTtgt
This sequence is a window from Manihot esculenta cultivar AM560-2 chromosome 4, M.esculenta_v8, whole genome shotgun sequence. Protein-coding genes within it:
- the LOC110614122 gene encoding probable serine/threonine-protein kinase PBL28 isoform X2, encoding MSKTLAAIVGGAAGVVALVGIVIFLIWFCLSHRMSVSRTSETGSSEPSQGGRQLGVELSIREARRFEMEELSLATKSFSDKNLIGIGKFGEVYKGLLNDGMLVAIKKRTGVPSPEFVDEVRYLSPIQHRNLVTLLGYCQENNLQFLIYEYVPSGSVSSHLYGPSQVSDGKLEFKLRLSIALGAAKGLAHLHSQSPRLLHKDFKTANVLVDENFIAKVADAGLRNFLGRGDVAGPSSQVTADEIFLAPEVKEFRRFSDKSDIFSFGVFLLELLRGREATESPSLDSSQNLVEWVQSTQDYSVFSSIIDQRLGTSFTAEGMEEFIQLIVRCIEPSSERRPAMSYVVMELDRILEKEMSLTTVMGEGTPTVTLGSQLFRASK
- the LOC110614122 gene encoding probable serine/threonine-protein kinase PBL28 isoform X1, whose protein sequence is MSKTLAAIVGGAAGVVALVGIVIFLIWFCLSHRMSVSRTSETGSSEPSQAGGRQLGVELSIREARRFEMEELSLATKSFSDKNLIGIGKFGEVYKGLLNDGMLVAIKKRTGVPSPEFVDEVRYLSPIQHRNLVTLLGYCQENNLQFLIYEYVPSGSVSSHLYGPSQVSDGKLEFKLRLSIALGAAKGLAHLHSQSPRLLHKDFKTANVLVDENFIAKVADAGLRNFLGRGDVAGPSSQVTADEIFLAPEVKEFRRFSDKSDIFSFGVFLLELLRGREATESPSLDSSQNLVEWVQSTQDYSVFSSIIDQRLGTSFTAEGMEEFIQLIVRCIEPSSERRPAMSYVVMELDRILEKEMSLTTVMGEGTPTVTLGSQLFRASK